The Bacillota bacterium genome segment GGCCGAGCGGATCAAGCGCTTCCTCGGTCTGCCCGAGCGCGGCGGGCTCGATGCCCTTGACCGCGCCCTGCGCTTCCGGCTCTACGCCTTGATCAATGACCAGGTCATTGACAGGCCGGACCACCGGACCCTGGTCTTCACGATGAAGGCCTGTCGGGTTCAGGAGGCCCGGCGGCGGCGGGGATTGCCCGACTTCCCCTGCAAGCCGGTGGGACTGGTCGAGTACGCCGGTTTCGCCCGGACCATCGATGACCGGATCCATGCCGCGTGCCTGACCTGCCCGCCTGACGAACATCCCACCGAGCACTGGTGCGCCTGGCGCTTCACCATCGACTGATCCACTAATCCACACCCATCATCGCCGAATGAGAGGTGCCTGTCGTGGCCATCGTCGGAGCCTGCATCGCCCCGCACGGCGAGGCGATCCTGCCCGAGCTGGCGGGGGACGCCTTCGAGGCCTTCGCCCAGACCCGTCAAGCCATGGAGGAATTGAGCCGCCGGATGGCTGCCCGGCGGCCGGAAGTGATTGTCCTGGCGACGCCGCACGGTCTGCGCCTGGAGGGGCACATCGCCGTCGTCACCTCGGAGTACGTCCAGGGCAGTCTGACCGCCCCGGGTGGGGACGGCCGGGTCGCCCAGGAGTTCCGAACCGATCGGGAGATGGCCCGGGCCATCGTCCAAAGAGCCCGTGGAAACCGTCTGCCGGCCGTCGGCTGCAACTACGGAGCCCTCGAGGGCCAGGCCTCCAACGTCCCCCTCGACTGGGGGTCGATCATCCCTCTTCACTACCTCGGAGCCCGTCTGCCCGAGGCCGAGCGGCCGCGGCTGGTCCTCGTCGGCCCGACCCGCGAGATCCCCCTTTCCCAGCTGGTCC includes the following:
- a CDS encoding extradiol ring-cleavage dioxygenase; this translates as MAIVGACIAPHGEAILPELAGDAFEAFAQTRQAMEELSRRMAARRPEVIVLATPHGLRLEGHIAVVTSEYVQGSLTAPGGDGRVAQEFRTDREMARAIVQRARGNRLPAVGCNYGALEGQASNVPLDWGSIIPLHYLGARLPEAERPRLVLVGPTREIPLSQLVQVGRIVAELAEESDRRVLFVASADQGHAHQEGGPYGFSPAAANYDATVKDLVVQNRLHKLLDIDPRLVDEAKPDSLWQMLILHGVTQIVPMKAELLSYEVPTYFGMLVADYQPERGG
- a CDS encoding DUF6125 family protein, whose product is MGSLEDLAPERLRELLTDLAKRWLAHDGLWFQAVEGAYGLDRAIALDARAWERFTVIEAERIKRFLGLPERGGLDALDRALRFRLYALINDQVIDRPDHRTLVFTMKACRVQEARRRRGLPDFPCKPVGLVEYAGFARTIDDRIHAACLTCPPDEHPTEHWCAWRFTID